The Lycium barbarum isolate Lr01 chromosome 4, ASM1917538v2, whole genome shotgun sequence nucleotide sequence ACTAAACAATTATTTAAAATATAATCACTAATAGTACTATGTAATTCATGTTaggctcattatcatcattatattattaaaaagaggataaATAACCAATAAACTTCTCCCAAattcatttgaaaaaaaaaaaaaagcaaacctGACTTTTCAAGACCCTAAGTTGATTGTACAAAATCCCAAATTTAAGAATATGATAAGATTTTAGGGCTTAGAATAAGATAATacaatttttaattaaattaaatctATAAAGTTATGTATTTCTCAATCCCTAGTAATTAAATACTATTATATAGTTATATAATAAGTAATCTATATTAATCACTaaaaaagaagggaaagcttTACCGTAAGAGAAGTCTGATCATTGGCTTGAATTCGATTGCCGAAGAAATTAATGAATATCGACAATGGGTGACGTTCCTAACTAAAAACGAAAAAACATTTATCAAGAGAGAGAAGGtcttccttctctctaaaaattaAAGACGTTGCAATTCCTACCGTTACCTAATATCGACTTCTCTCTTTCTTCATCGATAGGGTCGCCGACCGGTGACCCACCGTCGAATTCAAATCCTCAGCCATCTAATCTCACTGAACCCACCTGCTCTAATAGGGAACTCCTAGCAGGTAGCACATATGCTACCACTCTATCGGAGCCCCAAAACCTTGCAAATAGAAGCGATCAATCGGCGGCTATGGCAAGAAGGATCGTACACAATGGAATGCCGACATTGATTTACAGAACTCGAGAATACTATGGGAAAATGGCCAACCCCTGCAGGCGCACGGTGGTTGGGAGATACCTGAAAACAAGACCCCAAATTGACTCCATCCGGTCAAAATTTCATGAAACTTTCGCAATGAAAGGTACAGTTACAATTGGGGTTTTTGACAATTTCAACATATTCCTAACTTTCAATAATGAAGAAGACTTCAATGGCATCTTTCGTAATCGAGTAATCGAGGTGGATGGATACCAAATCTGGTTACAAAAGTGGTCTCCGAGGTGGATGGATACCAAATCTGGTTACAAAAGTGGTCTCCAGATTTTAAACCAGAGGAGGATATCCCCATCGTACCGGTATGGGTGCTATTGCCAGGACTTCCTTTTCATCTGCACTCATAGCCCTATATCAAGCAAATTACGACTGAAGCAGGTACGCCCATCGAACTTGACATGGCCACTAAAACGAGGAACAGGCCTAGCATGGCAAAAGTGCGAGTGGAAATTGATTTATTAAAACCTTTAGTGCACAGCGTTTGGATTGGAACAGAGGATGATAATGAGCCACTTAGAGGCTTTGTGCAAAATCTCGAATATGAAAGCATACCTAAGTACTGTAAACACTGTAAGAAGCTCGGCCATGACTTAATGGAGTGTCGTGTTCTTGAAAAGAAAAAGGCGAGCGCAAGAAAGGAATTGGAGAGAGTCAAATTGCACAATACTCCTAGGGAACAAAAGGACCCTCCTCCTTCGGACCCTCAAGAGCCTAGATCAAATCTTCAGAATGAGGTGGTAGCTGCAGAAACTCTGGTTGAAAACAAGGGCCAGGACCAGCGAGGCAGAATGGCTCAAAGGAAAACTGATGATAAAATCCAAAGGGGGAAAAGTGCCCCTGTAAAACAGACTAGAGGGAAAAGTGCTCCTCCAAAGCAAACTTTCAAACCTACATGAGCAATTTTTGGAGTTGATAAACCCCATCCTGCAATTTACATCAACAAGCAGCCAAATGAAAATAATCAAGTTTTGAATAAGACAGCAGATGGGGTACAAGATGCTACTCCAAACAATTCTGACAATGAGAAGACTGATCATGATCAGGATGGAGAAAAGGATCAAATGATATGCATAGAAAATGGCTCAGGAAATCGTATCAATGTGGAGACAGACTAGGAAAATCAATCACTGAGCCATGAAGTGAGTGTACCTCTAAGTAAAGACCATGACGGGGCAACTAACCTGCTCATGGACAGAGGAATTGATTCAGAAACAACTCAAGAGACTCAGCTTATGAACCAGGTAGTGAGTCCCCCTCGAAGTGAAGTCCAAGCGTCACCAGCTGCAGCTCCTAAAATTATTTCTTATGCCATCAAGAATCATAACGACCTGCAAGTGGTTATTCACCAACACGGATGGCAAACAGTCAGTAGCAAAGGCAAAAGAAACTCCcaaagaaaagaaatgaaaggaaatgaaataggGCAAACCAGCAGGATTATGAATTATCCTAACGAGGAAGATGATCCCAACCTATCAAAGAATAGATTTAATGCCCTAGAGGCCCCTGAACAACTTCTAATCACTGGGGAAGAGAACAATGAGAAAGAAACTCCACCTGATGAATGGGCAGAAGGAGACTCCACTGAGGAGAATACCTCAGATGACTCATTAGATGTTTCCCTGGAAGAAGAGGAGGAAACTCAACATGTCACCACcaacaaaaagaagaaggagtCCATAGATAACAAGGGTGATAAAGACCCTGATTTTATACCTAGTATGAACCAGCAGAAAAGGAAACATGTCCAAAAGGCTCCTACCACCAGGAGTCGAAAGAATGACTTAAAAAAAAACCAGTAGGAACCTTAATGTTTAAGGTCCTTAACTGGAATATCAGGGGCATAAAGTCCCAAGCAGCTACTGAGAGACTCAAATTTTTTATAAGACAGTTTAAAATCTCGTTTGTAGCCCTTCAAGAGCCTTTTAGCAAAGAGGAAAAGATCGACAATTATAGACAGATTCTGGGTATGCAGGAATGCGCAGTAAACAGCAGTAATAAAATATGGATTTTCTGGAGTACTGACCTAATTTGTGATGTGTATGCTAATGATGAACAGATGCTCACTTGCAAGATCCATACCTCTAGTAATAATTCGTTCATCTATCTATCGGTGGTTTATGCTAAAACTAGATCTCTGGCTAGAGAGCAGCTATGGGAACACATGAGAGTTCTTGCCTCTACTTTCAATAATCCTTGGATGGTTTGTGGGGACTTTAACAGTATTTTAGGCCCTGAAGAGAAACTTGGAGGTAACCCCTAAACTGAGCAAAAGTTTGAATTTCATAGAATGCCTAACTGACTGTGGGCTTGTTGACGTGGGTTATAGTGGAAATGCCTTTACATGGTGCAATGAAAGGAATGGAGGATATCATCTGGAAAAGATTAGACCGAATGCTTGCTAATGATGATATGGGATCTATGTTCTCCTCCGTCTCTGTCCATCATCTTGCTAGGGTGAGCTTGGACCACTGCCCCTTACTCATTACTCTTCAAAATCAGCCCACGAACACTatcaaatattttaaatttttgaatttCTGGGTTGATCAGGAAGATTTTCAAGACACCGTCAAAGAACAATGGAATCAGAATATCGATGGTAACATTTTTTGGTCAATCCAAcagaaaatgaaaaaagtgaGTAAAGCCCTCAGTGAGTGGTCAAGAAACAAGATTGGTGACATATTCATTAAAGCTAACCAACTGGAGGAGCTTTTCATTCAACAAGAGGAGAAATACATGAATACTTTAGACCAAACTGACAGAATGCTTTTAAATAAGGCTAAGGCTGATGTGGTTCTTCATCATAAAAAGGTGGATTCTTATTGGAGACAGAAAGCCCATCTCGAGTGGCAATTAGAGGGTGACGAAACTACTAAATTCTTTCACTCGGTGGTAAGGGGAAGAAGGCACCATATGAGGATCCAAAGAATTAAATATGCCAACGAAtggatagaagaagaagaagatgatattgCTAGAGCTGCTATTAACTTCTACCAGAATCTCTTTACCCAAAATCACACTTATATTGATCTCAGCATCCTAGACTGCATCCCTAACCTTGTCACCTGTGATGACAACCAGATACTCAATGAGGAAATCTCTAGCAAAGTGGTTAAAGATGCCACTTTCGACATAGATCCTAATAGCTCTGCCGGACCTGATGGCTTTTCCAGTTTTTTTTTCCAGAAGTGTTGGAGTATAGTTGAGCATGACTTGGTCAGCATGGTGAAGGCGGTGTACAAAGGCACCCCTATGCCTAAGTACTTCACCAGCACATGCCTTATTCTAATTCCCAAATCCCAGCATCCTCAGGAATTCTCAGAGTTCAGGCCAATTAGCCTCAGCAATGTGACTCACAAGATTGTTTCTAAAGTTCTCAATAACAGGCTTTCCAAGATTCTTCCTAAGATTATCTCCTCTAATCAAA carries:
- the LOC132637177 gene encoding uncharacterized protein LOC132637177 produces the protein MFKVLNWNIRGIKSQAATERLKFFIRQFKISFVALQEPFSKEEKIDNYRQILGMQECAVNSSNKIWIFWSTDLICDVYANDEQMLTCKIHTSSNNSFIYLSVVYAKTRSLAREQLWEHMRVLASTFNNPWMVCGDFNSILGPEEKLGVEMPLHGAMKGMEDIIWKRLDRMLANDDMGSMFSSVSVHHLAREDFQDTVKEQWNQNIDGNIFWSIQQKMKKVSKALSEWSRNKIGDIFIKANQLEELFIQQEEKYMNTLDQTDRMLLNKAKADVVLHHKKVDSYWRQKAHLEWQLEGDETTKFFHSVVRGRRHHMRIQRIKYANEWIEEEEDDIARAAINFYQNLFTQNHTYIDLSILDCIPNLVTCDDNQILNEEISSKVVKDATFDIDPNSSAGPDGFSSFFFQKCWSIVEHDLVSMVKAVYKGTPMPKYFTSTCLILIPKSQHPQEFSEFRPISLSNVTHKIVSKVLNNRLSKILPKIISSNQKWLHERKGYR